The DNA region CCGACCGATCCCTCGGCCAGCGGCCCCGGCGCCGCGCGATCGAGGGCATCGACAACGGTCTCGGCCGTCACGTGGCGGCCGTTGAGGTCGTTGAGGTAGCCGTCCCACGTCTCGCCGACGACCGGCAGCAGCCAGCGGTCGCCGAGCTCCGGCCGCTGCGCGACCGACCACTCGACGATCCCGCGGTGCACCGGCCCGACCGCGTGCGTGTTGGTGATCCCGACCGGCAGCGCCAGCGCACCGGTCTCGGTCAGCCAGTGCGTGCCGGTCAGCTCGCCGTTGCCGTTGAGCGCCGACCAGCCCGCCGGGCAGCTGCAGCCGACGCCGTCGCGCCCCAGCGGCAGGATCGCGGTCACCCCGGTCCGGACGTCGTCGCCCTCGACGAGCGTCGCGTAGCCGACCTCCACGCCCGGCACGTCGGTGATCGCGTTGAACGTCCCCGGCGTGCCCTCCAGGTCGATCCCCAGCTCCCGGGCGCGTGCGCGCGGTCGCTCGCTCATGCCAGCTCCTCGTCGGCGGGCGCGGGCAGCGTCCAGCGGTCGCCGCGCCGGGGGTGCAGGTACAGGTAGTAGTACGGGAGGCCGGCGGTGAAGATCGCCGCGGCGACCACGACCGGCACCCAGTCGGCCGTCCAGGACTCGTAGCCGACGACGATCGTCGCGACCACCATCGCGCCCGGGATCACCGGCCAGCCCGGCATCCTGTAGACCGCCCGCGCGGTCGCGCCGCGCACGCGGCCGACGATCGCCGCGATCCCGACCAACCCGTAGGTGATGAGCAGGCTCGCCGACGTGACGATCAGCAGGATGTGGAACGAGACCAGCCACAGCAGCAGCGCGCCCACGACGCCGACGAGCAGCGTCGCGGCGACCGGCGTCTTGTAGCGCGGGTGGACGCGCATCAGCGGCTCGCTGATGACGTCCGGCCACGACCGGTCGCGCGCCGAGGAGTAGACGAGCCGCCCCATCTGCAGCACGATCGCCAGCACCGCGTTGATGATCGCGATCGCGATCGCCACCGAGACGATGTCGCTCACCGTCTCCCCGCCACGGGCCCTCAAGAAGTAGGACATGGGGTCGCTCGCCCCGACCAGCCCCTGCAGGCTCGGCGTGCCGAGCAGGACGCCGGTCAGCGGGATCAGCTCGGCCGCGACCGTGATCGCCAGCGACCAGAGGATCGCCCGGCCGATCGTGCGGGTCGCCTGCCTGGTCTCCTCCGCGTAGTAGACGGCGGTGCCGTAGCCGTTGTAGGCGAACAGCGCGGTCGCGGTGTAGGACACCATCAACCCGGCACCGGCCGAGACCAGGACGCCGTGGTCGCCGACGGCCTGCGCGGTCCAGAGCGTCGAGACCGGCTGGTGGGCGTGGGCGAAGCCGAGCACCGACAGCACCGCGACCGCGGCCAGCTCGATGACCAGGAAGACGCCGGTCACCCACGCGTTGGTCCGGATGTTCAGGCAGCCGACGACCGCGGTGACGAGGACCACGACGATCCCGACCCAGCTGCCCGACAGCGACGGCCAGACCGCGCCGAGGTAGATCTCCGCGCCCGAGGCGATCACGCCGAGCACGAAGACGCCGCTGACGAGGCTCAGCACGAACAGCGCGAAGCCGACCGGCTTGCCGAGCGTGCGCGCCACGAACGCGTACTCGCCGCCCGTGATCGGGAACGCGCTCGACAGCTCCGCGTAGCAGAGCGCGACCGCGACGCCGACCAGCGCGGCGATCGCGAAGGCCAGCGCCGACGCGCCGCCGACGCCGTTGATCACCGACGGCACGATCACGAACACGCTCGACGCGGGCGTGACCGCCGACAGCGTGATCAGCACGTTCTCGCGGAACGTCAGCGACCGCGACAGGTCCTGGTCGTACTTCGCCCCTCCGGGCGGCCCGGCGGCGGGCACCAGGCCAGGCGGCTTCATCCCCGAGACCTCGGGGACCGGCAACAGCTTCTCGCTCATGGCAGGCTCTCCTCCAGCCGTTCTTTGACGTGCGAGTCAAACAACTGCGGCGCATTAAGTCAAGCGTATGAAGGCCACACAGCTATTCTTTGACGCATACGGCATATCTCCATGCCGGTCGCACCGGCCGACCGGCGAGAATGCACGACGCCGATGGCCCGCCCCAAAGACCAGACCGCCCGCCGCGCCCACCTGATGACCGCGGCGCTCGACGCGATCCGCAGCCGCGGCGTCGCCTCGCTGCGCATCCGCGACGTCGCCGAGGCCGCCGGCGTCTCGACCGGGACCGTCCACTACTACTTCGACGACCTCGACCAGCTGCTGTTCGAGGTCCACACCGCCGCCTGCGACCGCTTCTACGCCGACCGCCTCGCGGCGATCTCAGAGCTCGACGACGCGCGCGACAAGCTCGCGACGATGATCGGCTCGGGCCTGCCGACCTCGCGCGACGACGCGATGGCGATCGCGATGTACGAGATCGACGTCTACAAGCTGGGCAACCCCGTCCACGCGCTCCTGCACCGCGGCCTCTACGACCGCCAGGTCGCGCTCTACCACGGGATCCTGGAGCTCGGTCGCAGCCAGAGGCACTTCACCTTCGACAGCCCGGTCGTCGACGTCGCGCAGAACATGGTGGCCTTGGAGGACGCCTACGGGCTGCACGTCATCTCCGGCAACCAGTCGCTGCCGGTGGACCGCTGCGCGGAGCTGATCGTCGGCTACGCGCGCACGGTCACCGGCTGCGCCGAGCTCGCGGCCGCGCCGGCCTGACTCAGCGCTGGACCGTCGGGCGCACGATGATCTCGCCGACGTCGACCGTGTCAGGCTGCTCGATCGCAAAGGCGATCGCGCGGGCGATGGCGTCCGGCGGGATGCCGATGTCGTCGCCGCCCTTGGCGATCTGGGCCCGGATGGCGGGGTCGGTCACCGAGTCGGCGAAGTTCGTCGACACGTAGCCGGGCGTGACGACCGAGACGCGGACGCCCGGGCCGGCCTCCTGGCGCAGGCCCTCGGCCACCACGTTGACCGCGGTCTTGGTCGCGGCGTAGACGGCCATCGTCGGGACGATCCGGTGCGCGGCGGTCGAGGACGTGAACACCATGTGCCCGGACTGCTGCTCGTCGAAGACCGGCAGCGCCGCGGCGATCCCGTGCAGCGCGCCCTTGAGGTTGATGTCGATCATGTCGTCCCAGTCCTCGACGCGCAGCGCGTCCAGGCGCGAGATCGGGCCGACGCCCGCGTTGTTGATCAGCACGTCGAGGCGCCCGTGGCGCTCGCGGGCCAGCGCGACGAGCGCCGCGACGTCCTCACGGCGGCGCACGTCGGTCACGCGGTAGGACGCGGCGTCGCCGATCCGCTGCGCCAGCGCACGCAGTGGCTCCTCGCGCCGAGCGCCCAGGACGACCCGCGCCCCGCGCGCGGCCAGCAGCTCCGCGGTCGCCGCGCCGATCCCGCTGCTCGCGCCGGTGATGGCGATGATCTTGCCGTCGATGTCAGTCACAGACATCACGCTAGCAGCACCGATGTCAGTCGCTGACATCGCAGCCGCTAGGCTGTCCGCGTGGCCCGCTGGGAACCCGACGCACGCCGTCGCCTGCAGGACGCCGCGCTCGCGCTGTTCGCCGAGCACGGCTTCGAGCAGACGACCGCCCGCCAGATCGCCGAGCGCGCCGGGCTGACCGAGCGCACGTTCTTCCGCCACTTCGGCGACAAGCGCGAGGTGCTGTTCGGCAACGAGGCCGCGGTGACCGCGGCGCTGGTCGACGGCGTCAGCGGGGCTCCGGCGCGGGCGTCGATCGCGAAGGCGGTCGAGGCCGGCCTGCGCGCCGCGAGCCGGGACATGCAACCGCGCCGCGCGTTCCTGCGCCGCTTCGCCGCGCTGGTCGACGAGCACCCGGAGCTCCAGGAGCGCGAGCTGATCAAGCAGCGCACGATGTCGTCCGCGCTGGCCGAGGCGCTGGCCGCGCGGGGTCTCGACGCGATCGAGGCCCAACTCGCCGCCGAGTTCGCCATCGTCGTCATGCGCGTGTCGTTCGAGCAGTGGCTCGCGCGCGGCGAGAGGCGCCCGCTGGAGGAGATCGCGGCCGACGTGCTCGCACGCCGGCCGCTGTAGCTCAGGCGACCGCGTCGAGCGTCGCGCGCAGCGTCGAGACGATCTCGTCGATGTGCTCCTGGGTGATCGTCAGCGGCGGTGAGACCGCCAGGCCCTTCGCCAGCGGCCGGACGATCACGCCGCGCTCGCGCGCGCCGAGGAACACGTCCTGGACCTTGGACGCGTCGACCAGGTCGATCGCGCCGAGCAGGCCGATCCCGCCGCGCGCCTCGGCGACCAGCGGGTGGTCGACGAGCGACTGCAGCCCCTCGAACAGCGGGCCCTCCAGCTCACGCGCGCGGTCGAGCAGGTGCTCGCGCTCCAGGATGTCCAGGTTCGCCAGCGCCGCCGCGCAGACCGTCGGGTGCCCCGCGTAGGTCGCGCCGTGCTTGAAGATCGGCCCGCCCTCCTCGAAGAACGGGTCGGACACGCGCGCGTTGACCATCACGCCGCCGAGCGGCAGGTAGCCGCTCGTGACGCCCTTGGCGAACACGATCATGTCCGGCTCCAGGCCGAAGCGCTCGACGCCGAACCACGTGCCCAGCCGGCCGAAGCCGGAGATCACGGAGTCCGCGATGAACAGCGCGCCGTACTTGCGGCACAGCGCCTGGACGCCCTCGAGGTAGCCCGGGAGCGGCGGGTACAGCCCGCCCGCGCCGATCACCGGCTCGGCGATCACCGCCGCGACGCGCGCGCCCCCGCCCTGCTCCTCGAACGCGGCCTCCAGCGCCTCGAGCGAGTCGTGCGGGACCTGCGAGGTC from Conexibacter woesei Iso977N includes:
- a CDS encoding APC family permease yields the protein MSEKLLPVPEVSGMKPPGLVPAAGPPGGAKYDQDLSRSLTFRENVLITLSAVTPASSVFVIVPSVINGVGGASALAFAIAALVGVAVALCYAELSSAFPITGGEYAFVARTLGKPVGFALFVLSLVSGVFVLGVIASGAEIYLGAVWPSLSGSWVGIVVVLVTAVVGCLNIRTNAWVTGVFLVIELAAVAVLSVLGFAHAHQPVSTLWTAQAVGDHGVLVSAGAGLMVSYTATALFAYNGYGTAVYYAEETRQATRTIGRAILWSLAITVAAELIPLTGVLLGTPSLQGLVGASDPMSYFLRARGGETVSDIVSVAIAIAIINAVLAIVLQMGRLVYSSARDRSWPDVISEPLMRVHPRYKTPVAATLLVGVVGALLLWLVSFHILLIVTSASLLITYGLVGIAAIVGRVRGATARAVYRMPGWPVIPGAMVVATIVVGYESWTADWVPVVVAAAIFTAGLPYYYLYLHPRRGDRWTLPAPADEELA
- a CDS encoding TetR/AcrR family transcriptional regulator, whose protein sequence is MARPKDQTARRAHLMTAALDAIRSRGVASLRIRDVAEAAGVSTGTVHYYFDDLDQLLFEVHTAACDRFYADRLAAISELDDARDKLATMIGSGLPTSRDDAMAIAMYEIDVYKLGNPVHALLHRGLYDRQVALYHGILELGRSQRHFTFDSPVVDVAQNMVALEDAYGLHVISGNQSLPVDRCAELIVGYARTVTGCAELAAAPA
- a CDS encoding SDR family oxidoreductase; this translates as MTDIDGKIIAITGASSGIGAATAELLAARGARVVLGARREEPLRALAQRIGDAASYRVTDVRRREDVAALVALARERHGRLDVLINNAGVGPISRLDALRVEDWDDMIDINLKGALHGIAAALPVFDEQQSGHMVFTSSTAAHRIVPTMAVYAATKTAVNVVAEGLRQEAGPGVRVSVVTPGYVSTNFADSVTDPAIRAQIAKGGDDIGIPPDAIARAIAFAIEQPDTVDVGEIIVRPTVQR
- a CDS encoding TetR/AcrR family transcriptional regulator; this encodes MARWEPDARRRLQDAALALFAEHGFEQTTARQIAERAGLTERTFFRHFGDKREVLFGNEAAVTAALVDGVSGAPARASIAKAVEAGLRAASRDMQPRRAFLRRFAALVDEHPELQERELIKQRTMSSALAEALAARGLDAIEAQLAAEFAIVVMRVSFEQWLARGERRPLEEIAADVLARRPL
- a CDS encoding aspartate aminotransferase family protein; the encoded protein is MGSVRRGELVLSRADDVWVWDEDGKRYLDGTAALWYANVGHGRAEIADAAAAQMKELAAYSAFGDFSNRPAMELAERLSDLAPGDGWRAFLASGGGDGVDTALKLARRYFAAIGEPDRLHVISRTSGYHGTHGWGTAVSGIPVNREGFGPMVKETSQVPHDSLEALEAAFEEQGGGARVAAVIAEPVIGAGGLYPPLPGYLEGVQALCRKYGALFIADSVISGFGRLGTWFGVERFGLEPDMIVFAKGVTSGYLPLGGVMVNARVSDPFFEEGGPIFKHGATYAGHPTVCAAALANLDILEREHLLDRARELEGPLFEGLQSLVDHPLVAEARGGIGLLGAIDLVDASKVQDVFLGARERGVIVRPLAKGLAVSPPLTITQEHIDEIVSTLRATLDAVA